The Balneola sp. MJW-20 genome window below encodes:
- a CDS encoding CCA tRNA nucleotidyltransferase: protein MENIPRLHIKLFNLISNVADDLNMPAYVIGGYVRDHYLNRLNNKVTDIDFVTVGSGIELAREVASRIDGSSLSVFKQFGTAQVKAGNLDLEFVGARKESYRRNSRKPIVEDGTLKDDQLRRDLTINALSWSLNKEDFGALNDPFNGMEDLHNGLIRTPIDPHQTFDDDPLRMMRAIRFASQLQFYIEESTFEAITEMASRIEIISKERILDELNKIVLSPKPSLGFTMLFKTGLLKEIFPEMQRLHGVREVNGQRHKDNFWHTLQVLDNVAEVSDDLWLRWAAIMHDIAKPPTQKFQNGIGWTFHGHDALGAKWTKRIFRDLGLPLDDRMRYVRKLVLLHLRPIALASEEVSDSAIRRLIYEAGDDIDDLMTLCRADITSKNEYKVEKYQNNFDRVERKIAEVEEIDRIRNWKNPLSGQEIMSALELKPGPVIGDIKDAVKEAILNGDIPNEHDAAFRYMMKHKDEFLN from the coding sequence ATGGAAAACATACCTAGGCTACATATAAAATTATTTAACCTTATCAGTAATGTGGCAGACGATCTGAATATGCCGGCATACGTGATTGGTGGATACGTTCGGGATCACTACCTGAATCGGCTGAATAACAAGGTTACCGACATTGATTTCGTAACGGTAGGTTCAGGGATCGAATTGGCTCGCGAGGTTGCCTCCCGGATCGATGGCTCCTCTCTGTCCGTATTCAAGCAGTTCGGTACAGCACAGGTTAAAGCAGGAAATCTGGACCTTGAGTTCGTTGGAGCACGAAAAGAAAGTTACCGCCGAAATTCCCGTAAACCGATCGTGGAAGACGGAACCCTTAAAGATGACCAGCTCCGAAGAGATCTGACCATTAATGCGCTCTCCTGGTCACTCAATAAAGAGGATTTCGGCGCCCTGAATGATCCTTTTAATGGAATGGAGGACCTCCATAACGGCCTTATCCGCACTCCTATCGACCCTCATCAAACCTTTGATGACGATCCGCTTCGTATGATGCGGGCCATTCGTTTTGCCTCCCAGCTGCAGTTTTATATAGAAGAAAGCACCTTTGAAGCCATCACGGAAATGGCTTCCCGTATCGAGATCATATCCAAAGAACGAATCCTGGATGAGCTCAACAAGATCGTTCTGAGTCCCAAACCTTCCCTCGGATTCACCATGCTATTTAAGACGGGACTACTGAAAGAGATCTTCCCGGAGATGCAGCGGCTGCACGGGGTCAGGGAAGTAAACGGGCAGCGCCATAAGGATAACTTCTGGCATACTCTTCAGGTACTGGATAATGTTGCGGAAGTGAGTGACGACCTCTGGCTTCGCTGGGCTGCTATCATGCATGATATAGCCAAGCCACCTACACAGAAGTTTCAGAATGGAATCGGATGGACCTTTCACGGACACGATGCCCTGGGTGCCAAATGGACCAAAAGGATATTCAGGGACCTTGGACTCCCGCTGGATGATCGCATGCGCTATGTACGTAAGCTGGTATTATTACACCTGCGCCCTATTGCACTGGCCTCCGAAGAAGTATCCGACAGTGCGATACGAAGACTAATTTATGAGGCAGGCGATGATATAGATGACCTGATGACCCTCTGCCGGGCCGATATCACTTCGAAAAATGAATACAAGGTCGAAAAGTATCAGAATAACTTTGACCGGGTAGAACGCAAGATCGCCGAAGTGGAAGAAATCGACCGTATACGGAACTGGAAAAATCCGCTGAGCGGACAGGAAATCATGTCGGCCCTGGAATTAAAACCCGGTCCCGTGATCGGCGATATCAAAGATGCTGTCAAAGAGGCCATTCTCAACGGGGATATCCCGAATGAGCACGATGCGGCTTTCCGCTACATGATGAAACATAAAGACGAATTTCTAAACTGA
- a CDS encoding mechanosensitive ion channel family protein: protein MIQADSTLSTPAQESLTYTGLLEVIKSYLDITLFTLKDTPVTLFSLLIFVVFLVGFSVLAGMAKRILDRKILKRFIHDPGLRYTLARISQYIVVTLGVFISFQFLGIDLTGLTVILGFLSVGIGFGLQNVTSNFISGLIVLFERPISVGDRVMVNNIEGDVIEINIRSTMIRTVDNISIIVPNSEFVSKDVINYSHGDPTYRLNIDVGVSYGSDLDKVLKALNEVAEESNSVLTDPPHSVQLREFGDSSWNMKLLVWIPDVKEHPKIRNELNQAIVRKFREYGVEIPFPQRDLHIRSDATKG, encoded by the coding sequence ATGATTCAGGCCGACAGTACTCTTAGCACACCGGCTCAGGAGTCTCTGACTTATACAGGACTCCTCGAGGTCATTAAGTCCTATCTGGACATTACTTTGTTCACCCTGAAAGATACTCCGGTGACCTTATTTTCACTGCTGATCTTTGTGGTCTTTCTGGTGGGTTTCTCGGTCCTCGCCGGAATGGCGAAGAGAATACTGGACCGTAAGATACTCAAACGCTTTATCCATGATCCGGGACTCCGTTATACCCTGGCACGGATCAGTCAGTACATTGTAGTTACCCTTGGGGTTTTCATATCATTTCAGTTCCTTGGTATTGATCTGACAGGCCTGACGGTTATCCTGGGATTTCTTTCGGTAGGTATCGGTTTTGGCCTGCAGAATGTAACCTCTAATTTCATTTCCGGACTGATCGTCCTTTTTGAGCGGCCGATCTCAGTAGGCGACCGCGTGATGGTCAACAATATTGAGGGTGATGTGATCGAGATCAACATCCGTTCAACCATGATCCGGACAGTAGATAATATCTCCATCATTGTGCCCAACTCGGAATTTGTCTCTAAGGATGTGATCAATTACAGCCATGGGGACCCCACTTACCGGTTGAATATCGATGTAGGTGTATCCTATGGTTCCGATCTGGACAAGGTCCTAAAAGCCTTGAATGAAGTAGCTGAAGAAAGCAATTCCGTACTGACTGATCCCCCACACAGCGTGCAACTACGGGAGTTCGGGGATTCTTCCTGGAACATGAAGCTGCTGGTCTGGATCCCCGATGTGAAAGAACATCCCAAGATCCGGAATGAACTCAATCAGGCTATTGTGAGAAAATTCCGTGAATATGGTGTGGAGATACCCTTCCCGCAGAGAGACCTGCACATCCGTTCGGATGCCACAAAAGGCTGA
- a CDS encoding glycogen/starch/alpha-glucan phosphorylase, which produces MSNKKANGIRIRSGMDKDSLREDIVLHLRHTLAKDEFSKTHWDNYRSVAFTILDRLHDRWIDTQQHYYKQGTKRVYYLSMEYLIGRLLDNMLVNLDIRDTVAEALDELGMSYEDIRSAEWDAGLGNGGLGRLAACFLDSMATIGIPAVGYGIRYDYGIFYQDIQDGFQVEKPDLWLKYGNPWDIVRPKTQYPVHFYGHQEAHSDSKGHIQYQWENTQTVQAVAYDTPIPGYDNGIVNHLRLWKAESSAAIDLKSFNQGQYIDAVKDNQLEQNISRVLYPNDKVFVGQELRLKQEYFLVAASVRDILRRFKKQYKDWSLLPEKVAIQCNDTHPNLAIPEVMRILLDEEHMEWEKAWDITVNTMAYTNHTLMPEALEKWPVSLVRNLLPRHLNIIYEINRRFLNDVKVKFGDDKNRMNRMSIVGEGENPVVHMAHLGIVGARKVNGVAALHSRLLKESMFRDFDEMYPDKFTNKTNGITPRRWLKQCNQGLSELITEKIGDSWITDLSELKKLNEFAEDKKFQKEFADIKLENKKRLAEHIEEEHNIKVDPKSMFDIQIKRIHEYKRQLMAALHVITLYNRLKKNPDLNITPRTVIFAGKAAPGYTMAKQHIKLINSIGDMVNNDPDVKDKLKCFFLKNYSVTLAEKMIPAANLSEQISTAGMEASGTGNMKFALNGALTIGTLDGANVEIKEEVGDDNIFIFGMEVEDVEEKRRHGYNPWDYYNANEELKLALDQIRDGHFSPDNKELFHPIIDALLHQGDYFMVLADYEAYVKKQDEVAEVFRDEKTWNTMAIKNVANIGKFSSDRTIQDYADEIWQVEGTSLK; this is translated from the coding sequence ATGAGCAATAAGAAAGCAAATGGTATCCGGATCAGATCCGGGATGGACAAAGATTCATTAAGAGAAGATATTGTTCTTCACCTGAGACACACCCTTGCCAAAGACGAATTTTCAAAGACCCACTGGGACAACTACCGCAGTGTGGCCTTTACGATCCTCGACCGGTTGCATGACCGCTGGATCGATACCCAGCAACATTATTACAAGCAAGGCACCAAAAGAGTCTACTATCTTTCTATGGAATACCTGATCGGGCGCCTGCTTGATAATATGCTGGTGAATCTGGATATCAGGGATACCGTTGCTGAGGCGCTGGATGAACTGGGTATGTCCTATGAAGACATTCGATCAGCTGAATGGGATGCCGGGCTGGGTAACGGCGGTCTCGGGAGACTGGCTGCATGCTTTCTCGATTCTATGGCTACCATTGGTATTCCAGCAGTGGGTTATGGTATCCGCTATGACTACGGGATCTTTTATCAGGACATTCAGGATGGTTTTCAGGTAGAAAAGCCGGATCTATGGCTTAAATACGGTAACCCTTGGGACATTGTGCGGCCCAAGACTCAGTATCCGGTGCATTTTTACGGTCACCAGGAAGCACACAGCGATTCAAAAGGACATATACAATACCAATGGGAGAATACCCAGACCGTGCAGGCTGTGGCTTATGATACTCCGATCCCGGGATATGATAACGGGATTGTTAATCATCTGAGACTTTGGAAGGCAGAATCTTCTGCCGCCATCGACCTGAAATCTTTTAACCAAGGGCAGTATATCGATGCGGTTAAAGACAACCAGCTGGAGCAAAACATCAGCCGGGTCTTATATCCGAATGACAAGGTATTCGTAGGGCAGGAACTGAGACTCAAGCAGGAGTACTTCCTGGTAGCGGCATCGGTCAGAGATATTCTGAGACGATTTAAAAAACAGTATAAAGACTGGAGCCTGCTGCCTGAGAAAGTGGCTATTCAGTGTAATGACACCCACCCGAACCTGGCGATCCCGGAAGTAATGCGGATCCTGCTGGACGAAGAACATATGGAATGGGAAAAGGCCTGGGACATTACCGTGAACACCATGGCTTATACCAACCACACCCTCATGCCGGAGGCACTGGAAAAATGGCCGGTATCGCTGGTACGAAATCTGCTTCCCCGTCACCTGAATATCATTTATGAGATCAACCGAAGATTCCTGAATGACGTAAAGGTGAAATTCGGTGATGATAAGAATCGTATGAACCGAATGTCTATCGTCGGAGAAGGAGAAAATCCTGTGGTTCATATGGCACACCTTGGTATAGTGGGCGCCCGAAAAGTAAACGGTGTGGCAGCATTGCACTCCCGCCTGCTGAAAGAATCCATGTTTCGTGATTTTGATGAGATGTACCCTGATAAATTCACCAACAAGACCAACGGGATCACTCCAAGACGCTGGCTGAAGCAATGCAACCAGGGACTTTCCGAACTGATCACCGAGAAGATCGGAGACAGCTGGATAACAGATCTTTCGGAGCTGAAGAAGCTGAATGAATTTGCGGAAGACAAAAAATTCCAGAAGGAATTCGCTGATATCAAGCTGGAAAATAAAAAGCGACTGGCTGAACATATTGAGGAAGAGCATAATATCAAGGTGGACCCAAAGTCCATGTTTGATATTCAGATCAAACGTATTCACGAATATAAGCGGCAGCTGATGGCCGCACTGCATGTGATAACGCTGTACAATCGCCTGAAGAAGAATCCGGATCTCAACATTACGCCAAGAACCGTGATCTTTGCCGGTAAAGCAGCTCCCGGATATACCATGGCCAAGCAGCATATTAAACTGATCAATAGCATTGGTGACATGGTCAATAATGATCCTGATGTGAAAGATAAGCTGAAATGCTTCTTCCTGAAGAACTACAGTGTGACCCTGGCTGAAAAGATGATCCCGGCAGCAAATCTTTCCGAACAGATCTCGACGGCCGGAATGGAAGCTTCCGGTACCGGCAATATGAAATTTGCCCTGAACGGAGCACTGACCATCGGAACTCTCGACGGTGCCAATGTGGAGATCAAGGAAGAAGTAGGTGATGATAATATCTTTATCTTCGGAATGGAAGTGGAAGATGTGGAAGAAAAACGTCGTCACGGTTATAATCCCTGGGATTATTACAACGCCAATGAGGAATTGAAACTGGCCCTGGATCAGATCCGGGACGGTCATTTCAGTCCGGATAATAAGGAATTATTCCACCCGATCATTGATGCTCTGCTGCATCAGGGAGATTACTTTATGGTACTGGCCGACTACGAAGCCTATGTTAAAAAACAGGATGAAGTTGCTGAAGTATTCCGTGATGAGAAGACCTGGAATACCATGGCCATTAAAAACGTAGCCAATATCGGCAAGTTTTCCAGCGACCGCACCATTCAGGATTATGCGGATGAGATCTGGCAGGTAGAAGGCACCTCTTTAAAATAA
- a CDS encoding methyltransferase domain-containing protein, which yields MSKKENAEGKVKKRWPVKAVMEQIYKKNLWGGSGQDFYSGTGSHDPGLVEPYVEATSDFLRSFDEALVVCDQGCGDFNIGRQLVQYTRKYIAVDIVEDLIMRNREKFKNRKVDFQCLDLALDPLPSGDCALLRQVLQHLSNAEIKRIVAKLQPYKYVIVTEHVPEGDFNANLDILSGQGIRLKKQSGVDLTAPPFNLKVKEEKELLSLRFRNYDGLLITTLYTIH from the coding sequence ATGAGTAAGAAAGAGAACGCAGAAGGTAAAGTAAAAAAGCGATGGCCAGTCAAAGCGGTCATGGAACAGATCTATAAGAAGAATTTATGGGGAGGCAGTGGTCAGGATTTTTATTCAGGTACAGGTTCGCACGATCCCGGGTTAGTGGAACCTTATGTAGAGGCCACAAGTGATTTCCTTCGATCATTTGATGAAGCGCTGGTCGTGTGTGATCAGGGTTGCGGAGATTTTAATATTGGCAGGCAGCTGGTTCAATATACCCGAAAGTATATTGCGGTCGATATCGTGGAAGACCTGATCATGCGTAACCGTGAAAAATTCAAAAACAGAAAGGTTGACTTTCAATGTCTGGACCTTGCCCTTGATCCCCTTCCTTCCGGTGATTGTGCCCTGTTAAGACAGGTGCTGCAGCATTTATCGAATGCCGAGATAAAAAGGATCGTGGCCAAACTACAGCCCTATAAGTATGTCATTGTAACAGAGCATGTCCCGGAAGGCGATTTTAATGCTAACCTGGATATTCTGTCAGGGCAGGGGATCCGGCTGAAAAAACAAAGCGGAGTGGATCTTACAGCACCGCCCTTCAATTTAAAGGTAAAAGAGGAAAAAGAGTTGTTGTCGCTCAGGTTCAGAAATTATGACGGGCTTTTGATCACGACCCTGTATACAATTCACTGA
- a CDS encoding FG-GAP repeat domain-containing protein, with product MEIRFTLFTILILTLSACSLEDPEPPIPEYTNSVIVESEPRLSANAEIVDITGDGLNDIVLAIGRHWPGPNLLFTGDGKGGFSVADTLSVPHDRSYSVSAADMDMDGDLDLVVSNDRPDAKYVLLNDGKGIFKDRLEFGDPTWPTRNSTVADLNRDGLPDIVVANRDDSPEGNNWICLNRTLDTFSLDCQPLISGSATTISVADINSDGFQDLIIPYRDGGQSHVYTGNGTGSFEQGPSFGPGDASYRAAVASDINADGLPDLIAIDDRKRTTTLFYQSKEFTFGRGIRIDDGGMIPYALEMADLDKNGREDILVGYRDAPTRLFFNRSGGLVQAVIGDSLGATYGFGVGDLNHDGIPDILIARSGASDILFRGSLPDQ from the coding sequence ATGGAGATCCGGTTCACCCTCTTCACTATACTGATACTTACACTCAGCGCCTGCAGCCTGGAGGACCCTGAGCCGCCTATTCCTGAGTATACCAATTCTGTGATAGTAGAGTCAGAGCCCAGGCTGTCCGCCAACGCGGAGATCGTGGATATTACCGGTGACGGGCTGAATGATATTGTGCTCGCCATTGGGCGTCACTGGCCGGGACCCAATCTCCTGTTTACCGGCGATGGGAAGGGTGGATTCTCTGTCGCAGATACCTTATCCGTTCCTCATGATCGTTCGTACTCGGTTTCTGCAGCTGATATGGATATGGATGGCGACCTTGACCTTGTGGTATCTAATGACCGCCCGGATGCCAAGTACGTCCTTCTAAACGACGGTAAAGGTATCTTCAAGGATCGGTTAGAATTCGGAGACCCGACCTGGCCCACCCGAAACAGCACCGTCGCGGACCTCAACCGGGACGGACTGCCCGATATCGTGGTAGCCAACCGGGATGACTCTCCTGAAGGTAACAACTGGATCTGTCTCAACCGTACCCTAGACACTTTCTCTCTCGACTGCCAGCCGCTGATCTCAGGTTCAGCTACTACTATTTCGGTAGCTGATATAAATTCGGACGGATTTCAGGACCTGATCATTCCCTATCGGGACGGTGGTCAGAGCCATGTCTATACCGGTAACGGTACCGGTTCTTTTGAGCAGGGCCCTTCATTCGGGCCCGGTGATGCATCCTACCGTGCTGCTGTCGCATCGGACATAAATGCCGACGGACTGCCTGACCTTATAGCCATTGACGACCGTAAAAGAACTACAACTCTGTTTTATCAATCAAAAGAATTTACCTTCGGCAGGGGTATACGGATTGATGATGGCGGGATGATTCCCTATGCCCTTGAGATGGCTGACCTGGATAAAAACGGAAGGGAAGACATACTCGTCGGTTACCGGGATGCACCCACCCGTCTGTTCTTTAACCGCTCCGGAGGTCTTGTTCAGGCTGTAATCGGAGACAGCCTGGGAGCTACCTATGGGTTCGGAGTAGGTGATCTTAATCACGATGGAATTCCGGACATTCTTATTGCTCGCTCAGGTGCTTCCGACATTTTGTTCAGGGGCAGCCTCCCTGACCAATAG
- a CDS encoding universal stress protein, whose protein sequence is MAKNDKWLIATNGTKYASEAVKYAATLFRDLRNEPEVHILVVAVDEKAEDEAKGIMELAKYLFDETAGKEGNVNIDVDTGEPGKVIIENMKKLNATHLFIGGADFKWDINDDKPGGISNYIIEHLDGAAVTLLK, encoded by the coding sequence ATGGCAAAAAACGATAAGTGGCTAATAGCAACAAACGGGACTAAGTACGCATCTGAAGCAGTAAAGTACGCGGCAACTCTATTTCGGGACCTGAGAAATGAGCCTGAAGTTCATATTCTGGTCGTAGCAGTAGACGAGAAGGCGGAGGACGAGGCTAAAGGAATTATGGAACTGGCCAAGTATCTGTTCGATGAAACAGCCGGAAAAGAAGGGAATGTGAACATCGATGTGGATACCGGGGAGCCGGGTAAAGTGATCATTGAAAATATGAAAAAGCTAAATGCTACCCACCTCTTTATAGGTGGAGCTGATTTCAAGTGGGATATAAACGATGACAAGCCCGGTGGTATATCCAACTACATCATTGAGCATCTCGACGGAGCGGCGGTAACGTTGCTGAAGTAA
- the ispE gene encoding 4-(cytidine 5'-diphospho)-2-C-methyl-D-erythritol kinase: MSKELWISNSYAKINLGLNVTERLENGYHTIETGFVFIEWSDRFEVTPANHFELDMGESRIPIDDSNLIVKAIKLLQEEAGLKDQYRIKVTKNIPAGAGLGGGSSNAATTLRMMNKISNLGLNEEDLMKLGKKLGADVPFFIKGKTGLGTGLGTEIEEMDIQPANWIVTVFPDIESSTAEAYQFCEPATPEFSLRNLLLEEEPEEWRYLMTNDLEKAVFPRLHLIGNLKDQFYEFGAEYASMSGSGSSVFGIFQQDFVAINAYESFHNLGFKTNMTRPGFSPDMGIYRKEVD, encoded by the coding sequence ATGTCAAAAGAACTCTGGATCTCGAACTCCTACGCTAAGATCAACCTGGGACTCAATGTCACCGAACGCCTGGAAAACGGCTACCATACTATTGAAACCGGTTTTGTATTCATTGAGTGGAGCGATCGTTTTGAAGTTACGCCTGCCAATCACTTTGAACTGGATATGGGTGAAAGCCGGATCCCCATCGACGACAGTAATCTGATCGTGAAGGCGATAAAACTGCTTCAGGAAGAAGCCGGACTCAAAGACCAGTACCGCATCAAAGTGACCAAGAACATTCCTGCCGGTGCGGGACTGGGCGGCGGCAGCTCCAATGCTGCCACTACCCTCCGGATGATGAATAAGATCTCCAACCTGGGCCTGAATGAAGAGGACCTGATGAAGCTGGGTAAAAAACTCGGAGCCGATGTTCCCTTCTTCATTAAAGGAAAAACTGGGCTCGGGACAGGACTGGGAACAGAGATCGAAGAAATGGATATTCAGCCGGCTAACTGGATCGTAACGGTATTTCCGGATATTGAAAGCAGCACCGCTGAGGCCTATCAATTCTGCGAGCCGGCAACCCCTGAATTCTCTCTCCGCAACCTGTTACTCGAAGAAGAACCGGAAGAATGGCGATATCTGATGACCAACGATCTGGAAAAGGCGGTATTCCCCCGGCTTCACCTGATCGGAAACCTTAAAGACCAGTTCTACGAATTCGGGGCTGAGTATGCTTCCATGAGTGGAAGCGGTTCCAGTGTTTTTGGAATTTTTCAGCAGGATTTTGTTGCAATTAACGCCTACGAATCGTTTCATAATCTCGGTTTTAAGACTAATATGACCCGTCCCGGATTTAGTCCGGACATGGGCATTTACCGGAAAGAAGTTGACTGA
- a CDS encoding YdeI/OmpD-associated family protein, whose translation MAENKHSVFSKLSRPIHPVPDFIDKALQDQGLMEDYKKRPAYQQNDYISWICRAKRPETRQKRLLQMLDELRKGGVYMKMDHPPSQRS comes from the coding sequence ATGGCAGAGAATAAACATAGTGTTTTTTCTAAACTCAGCCGGCCCATCCATCCGGTGCCGGACTTCATAGATAAAGCCCTGCAGGATCAGGGATTGATGGAAGATTACAAAAAAAGACCCGCCTACCAGCAAAATGATTATATCAGCTGGATATGCCGGGCAAAGCGTCCCGAAACCAGGCAGAAACGACTGTTACAAATGCTGGATGAGCTAAGAAAAGGCGGCGTTTATATGAAAATGGATCATCCCCCCAGCCAACGATCATGA
- a CDS encoding VOC family protein, whose protein sequence is MKNDGAFRFTYFTDLFENTCSFYNEVLEFKLEHAWDRSDHDKGALFKAGAGLIEVLLLPDEEFRYAGLDYRQPQGAFMGIQVWNIDELFHKYSAAEVSFKQELTEQPWGHRSFSVIEPNGLILFFFQEQF, encoded by the coding sequence ATGAAAAATGATGGTGCATTCCGGTTTACCTACTTCACAGATCTTTTTGAAAATACCTGTTCATTCTACAACGAAGTTCTTGAGTTCAAACTGGAACACGCCTGGGACAGAAGTGATCATGACAAAGGAGCCTTATTTAAAGCCGGAGCAGGATTGATCGAGGTTCTGTTATTGCCCGATGAAGAATTCAGATACGCCGGACTGGATTACAGACAGCCTCAGGGGGCGTTCATGGGTATTCAGGTATGGAATATTGACGAACTCTTTCATAAATACTCTGCAGCAGAAGTTTCGTTCAAACAGGAGCTGACCGAGCAGCCCTGGGGCCACCGAAGCTTTTCAGTGATCGAGCCCAATGGTTTAATTTTATTCTTTTTTCAGGAGCAGTTCTGA